The Paenibacillus sp. RUD330 genome has a segment encoding these proteins:
- the yhbH gene encoding sporulation protein YhbH has translation MTEPLSIVSREDWSLHRKGYQDQTRHQQKVREAIKQNLKDIVTDESIILSNGRETVKVPVKSIDEYRFVYNHNKQQHVGQGDGDSQVGDVLGVDPSAAKGKGKGQGAGDQAGEDYFETEVTMDELEDLLFEELELPRLEQKQKENVQAADIVFQDIRKKGIMSNIDKKRTLLENLRRNANAGRQGIGGITPEDLRYKTWQEVMKPHSNAVVLALMDTSGSMGSFEKYCARSFFFWMTKFLRRKYEHVEIVFVAHHTEAKEVTEEEFFTRGESGGTICSSAYQKALDIIDSRYPSANWNIYPFHFSDGDNLTSDNEKCIKLIDELMKRSNLFGYGEVNQYNRSSTLMSAYKHIQDKKFLFSVIRDKSEVYDALKRFFAKPAG, from the coding sequence ATGACGGAACCGCTGTCCATCGTCTCCCGCGAGGATTGGTCCCTGCATCGCAAAGGCTATCAGGACCAGACCCGCCATCAGCAGAAGGTGCGCGAGGCCATCAAGCAAAATCTGAAAGATATCGTCACCGACGAGAGCATCATCCTCTCGAATGGGCGCGAAACCGTCAAGGTGCCGGTAAAAAGCATCGACGAGTACCGCTTCGTCTACAATCACAACAAGCAGCAGCATGTCGGACAAGGAGACGGGGACTCCCAGGTGGGCGACGTTCTCGGCGTGGACCCTTCCGCAGCCAAGGGCAAAGGCAAGGGCCAAGGGGCCGGCGATCAGGCCGGAGAGGATTACTTCGAGACCGAGGTCACCATGGATGAGCTGGAGGATCTGCTGTTCGAGGAGCTGGAGCTGCCGAGGCTGGAGCAGAAGCAGAAGGAGAACGTCCAAGCCGCCGACATCGTGTTTCAGGATATCCGCAAAAAAGGCATCATGAGCAACATCGACAAGAAGCGGACGCTGCTCGAGAATCTTCGGCGCAACGCCAACGCGGGACGCCAAGGCATCGGTGGGATCACCCCGGAGGATCTGCGCTACAAAACGTGGCAGGAGGTCATGAAGCCCCACTCCAACGCCGTCGTGCTCGCCCTCATGGATACATCCGGAAGCATGGGCTCGTTCGAGAAATACTGCGCCCGCAGCTTCTTCTTCTGGATGACCAAGTTCCTGCGCCGCAAATACGAGCATGTCGAGATCGTATTCGTCGCCCACCACACGGAAGCGAAGGAAGTGACCGAGGAGGAGTTCTTCACCCGCGGCGAGAGCGGCGGCACGATCTGCTCGTCCGCCTATCAGAAGGCGCTCGACATCATCGACAGCCGCTACCCTTCCGCCAATTGGAATATCTACCCGTTCCACTTCTCCGACGGCGACAACCTGACCTCCGACAATGAGAAATGCATCAAGCTGATCGACGAGCTGATGAAGCGGTCCAACCTGTTCGGCTATGGCGAGGTCAACCAGTACAACCGGAGCAGCACCCTGATGTCCGCCTACAAGCATATCCAGGACAAGAAATTCCTGTTCTCCGTCATCCGCGACAAAAGCGAGGTCTACGATGCCCTCAAGCGGTTCTTCGCGAAGCCGGCAGGCTGA
- a CDS encoding DUF423 domain-containing protein, whose amino-acid sequence MFPRYIAYGSVHALISVALGAFGAHGLKDRLTSDMLDVFETGVRYQMYHAIALILIAFAASRLGEIRALRNGGRLINAGIFLFSGSLYVLSMSGVTWLGAITPLGGLCFIAGWALTAWAAWSARGRS is encoded by the coding sequence ATGTTTCCCCGTTATATCGCCTACGGCTCGGTCCACGCCCTGATCTCCGTCGCGCTCGGAGCGTTCGGCGCCCATGGGCTCAAGGACCGCCTTACGAGCGACATGCTGGACGTATTCGAGACCGGCGTCCGTTATCAGATGTATCATGCCATTGCCCTTATCCTCATCGCCTTCGCCGCCAGCCGTCTGGGAGAGATCCGGGCCTTGCGCAACGGCGGCCGGCTCATCAATGCCGGCATCTTCCTCTTCTCGGGAAGCCTGTACGTGCTGAGCATGAGCGGAGTCACCTGGCTCGGAGCCATCACGCCGCTCGGAGGACTCTGCTTCATCGCCGGCTGGGCGCTGACCGCCTGGGCCGCATGGAGCGCAAGGGGCCGTTCTTGA
- a CDS encoding DUF1805 domain-containing protein: MMQMVPVALGDGKTALGIEVKLPKTTLLAVTTDKGYIMCGALDVALFDSNPKLKERGVVAARAVGVRTLEELLDAPLESVTEAAREAGLYVGMKGIEAVRQLA, encoded by the coding sequence ATGATGCAGATGGTACCGGTTGCTCTCGGAGACGGAAAAACCGCGCTCGGCATCGAGGTGAAGCTGCCTAAGACGACGCTGCTCGCTGTTACGACGGATAAAGGATACATCATGTGCGGAGCGCTGGACGTCGCTTTGTTCGACAGCAACCCCAAGCTGAAGGAACGGGGAGTCGTCGCCGCTCGCGCCGTCGGCGTCCGGACGCTGGAGGAGCTTCTGGACGCTCCGCTGGAATCGGTGACGGAGGCGGCCCGGGAGGCCGGCCTCTATGTCGGCATGAAGGGAATCGAAGCCGTCCGGCAGCTGGCTTGA
- a CDS encoding biliverdin-producing heme oxygenase, whose protein sequence is MSTGILERLREETAPSHEKLESNAYARAIMDQTMSLQQYKQYLELFYGFVKPMEAIVLAGPAAEAWGIDPSRLAKLPLLERDFKELGYSRTDIGFIPVCASLPDVSVPARMLGYLYVMEGSTLGGQVISRKLASGLQLGPESGMSYFYAYGPDTRARWGEMRELLVREGSDPRQGGEMIDAAKETFTLLDAWIHARLQEQAVQHRGREA, encoded by the coding sequence ATGTCCACAGGCATATTGGAACGATTGCGCGAGGAAACGGCGCCAAGCCACGAGAAGCTGGAAAGCAACGCCTATGCCAGAGCCATCATGGATCAGACGATGTCTCTCCAGCAATACAAGCAATATTTGGAGCTGTTCTATGGCTTCGTCAAGCCGATGGAGGCCATCGTGCTGGCCGGCCCGGCAGCGGAGGCATGGGGCATCGATCCCTCAAGGCTCGCCAAGCTGCCTTTGCTGGAGCGGGATTTCAAGGAGCTGGGCTACTCGAGGACGGACATCGGCTTCATTCCCGTCTGCGCTTCCCTTCCGGATGTCTCGGTCCCGGCGCGCATGCTCGGCTATCTGTATGTCATGGAAGGCTCCACGCTCGGCGGACAGGTCATCAGCAGGAAGCTGGCTTCCGGCCTGCAGCTCGGTCCCGAATCGGGAATGTCGTACTTCTACGCCTACGGCCCCGACACGAGAGCGAGATGGGGCGAGATGAGGGAGCTGCTCGTTCGGGAAGGCTCCGACCCGCGGCAGGGCGGCGAAATGATCGATGCGGCAAAAGAGACGTTCACTCTTCTGGATGCCTGGATTCATGCCCGCCTCCAAGAGCAGGCTGTACAGCACAGAGGGCGGGAGGCCTGA
- the mtnK gene encoding S-methyl-5-thioribose kinase: MPAYHPYSEAEAVELARTVGGVFAPGAELECTEIGDGNLNLVFHITEPATGKGLIVKQALPYVKVFGESWPLSVDRARIEGEALKIQHSLAPELVPQVYFTDHEQAITVMEDLSSHVIMRKGLMEGTLYPRFASDISTFLAQTLFFTSDLGMSQQEKKLRQQSFVNVELCQITEDLIFDEPYREHERNSCEDSIADEALALRTDAALHLEIAVLREKFLTRGEALIHGDLHTGSIFALPDSTKVIDPEFAFYGPMGFDIGAVIANLLLNFAGQEHWSPEADSRKQYREFLAETVRGVWTQFAAKFRTLWDEHGKDPVFSAAEGFQDLYMSRLLEDTAGFAGAKMIRRVVGFAHVADLDAIPDDAVRERAKRMALAIGKELVKRHRTIASIEEVIDIALTASAR; this comes from the coding sequence ATGCCAGCATATCATCCCTACAGCGAGGCGGAAGCGGTCGAGCTCGCCCGCACGGTGGGAGGCGTCTTCGCTCCCGGAGCGGAGCTGGAATGCACCGAGATCGGCGACGGCAACCTGAATCTCGTCTTCCATATTACCGAACCTGCGACCGGCAAAGGGCTCATCGTGAAGCAGGCGCTGCCTTATGTCAAAGTATTCGGCGAGTCCTGGCCGCTGTCGGTCGACCGCGCGCGGATCGAGGGCGAAGCCCTCAAGATCCAGCACAGCCTGGCGCCCGAGCTGGTGCCGCAAGTCTATTTCACCGACCACGAGCAGGCCATCACCGTCATGGAAGACCTCAGCAGCCATGTCATCATGCGCAAGGGACTGATGGAAGGCACTCTGTATCCGCGGTTCGCGAGCGACATCTCCACCTTCCTCGCCCAGACGCTGTTCTTCACGTCGGATCTCGGCATGAGCCAGCAGGAGAAGAAGCTGCGCCAGCAGTCGTTCGTCAACGTGGAGCTGTGCCAGATCACGGAAGACCTCATCTTCGACGAGCCTTACCGCGAGCATGAGCGCAACAGCTGCGAGGATTCCATCGCCGACGAGGCGCTGGCGCTCCGCACGGACGCCGCGCTCCATCTGGAAATCGCCGTGTTGAGGGAGAAGTTCCTCACCCGCGGAGAGGCGCTGATCCACGGAGACCTGCATACCGGCAGCATCTTCGCCCTACCCGACTCCACCAAGGTGATCGATCCCGAATTCGCCTTCTACGGCCCGATGGGCTTCGATATCGGCGCGGTCATCGCGAACCTGCTGCTCAACTTTGCCGGACAGGAGCACTGGAGCCCGGAGGCGGATTCCCGCAAGCAGTACCGGGAATTCCTCGCGGAGACCGTTCGCGGCGTATGGACGCAGTTCGCCGCCAAGTTCCGCACGCTGTGGGACGAGCACGGCAAGGATCCCGTCTTCTCCGCCGCGGAGGGCTTCCAGGATCTCTATATGAGCCGGCTGCTGGAGGATACGGCCGGATTCGCCGGAGCCAAGATGATCCGCCGCGTCGTCGGCTTCGCCCATGTCGCCGATCTGGACGCGATTCCGGACGACGCCGTCCGCGAGCGCGCGAAGCGCATGGCGCTGGCGATCGGCAAGGAGCTCGTCAAGCGCCACCGCACCATCGCCTCGATCGAGGAAGTCATCGACATCGCCCTTACGGCATCCGCGCGCTAG
- a CDS encoding dihydroorotate dehydrogenase: MSYAGGAGWTSTSIILVLFILLVIVSRVWFV; encoded by the coding sequence ATGTCGTATGCCGGAGGAGCCGGATGGACCAGCACAAGCATCATTCTTGTCCTGTTCATTCTGCTTGTCATCGTCAGCCGAGTCTGGTTCGTATAA
- the mtnA gene encoding S-methyl-5-thioribose-1-phosphate isomerase, whose amino-acid sequence MTDSAASYPGLQSLIWAGSQLQLLDQRLLPEETVYLPLTDAEGVWEAIRHMKVRGAPAIGIAAAYGLVLGSGLPGQPFQADDSLAAWLGRVAEKAGYLATSRPTAVNLFWALDRLKARAAVLAQSAASLDEAKQSLLDEAIAIQSEDEATNRRIGEHALELMRDGMGVLTHCNAGGLATAKYGTALAPFYLAQERGISLKVFADETRPVLQGARLTAFELQQAGVDVTLICDNMAGMVMSKGWIDAVIVGTDRVAANGDVANKIGTYSVAVLAKAHGIPFYVACPLSTIDLGTPTGAEIPIEERHAEEVTEGFGKRTAPHGVKVYNPAFDVTPAEYITAIITEKGVIRPPYGENLKKLFEELRQG is encoded by the coding sequence ATGACCGACAGCGCAGCCTCGTACCCCGGCCTGCAATCCCTCATTTGGGCGGGCAGCCAGCTTCAGCTGCTTGACCAGCGCCTGCTTCCGGAGGAGACCGTCTATCTTCCCTTGACCGATGCCGAAGGCGTCTGGGAAGCGATCCGACATATGAAAGTAAGGGGAGCTCCCGCCATCGGCATCGCCGCCGCCTACGGGCTCGTGCTCGGCAGCGGACTGCCGGGCCAGCCCTTCCAGGCGGACGACAGCCTCGCCGCCTGGCTTGGCCGCGTAGCCGAGAAGGCCGGCTATCTGGCGACGAGCCGTCCGACGGCCGTCAACCTGTTCTGGGCGCTGGACCGCCTGAAAGCACGCGCGGCGGTGCTCGCCCAAAGCGCCGCCTCCCTCGATGAGGCCAAGCAAAGCCTGCTCGACGAGGCGATCGCCATCCAAAGCGAGGACGAGGCGACGAACCGGAGGATCGGCGAGCATGCGCTGGAGCTCATGCGCGACGGCATGGGCGTCCTGACCCACTGCAACGCGGGCGGACTCGCCACCGCGAAGTACGGGACGGCGCTGGCTCCGTTCTATCTGGCTCAGGAGCGCGGAATCTCGCTCAAAGTATTCGCGGACGAGACCCGGCCTGTCCTTCAGGGAGCGAGGCTGACCGCCTTCGAGCTGCAGCAGGCCGGCGTCGACGTGACGCTCATCTGCGACAATATGGCCGGCATGGTCATGAGCAAGGGCTGGATCGACGCCGTCATCGTCGGGACCGACCGCGTCGCCGCGAACGGCGACGTCGCCAACAAGATCGGCACGTACAGCGTGGCGGTGCTCGCCAAAGCCCATGGAATTCCTTTTTATGTCGCATGCCCTCTCTCCACCATCGATCTCGGCACGCCGACCGGAGCGGAGATTCCGATCGAAGAGCGCCACGCGGAGGAAGTGACCGAGGGCTTCGGCAAGCGCACCGCGCCTCATGGCGTCAAGGTGTACAATCCCGCCTTCGATGTGACGCCTGCCGAATATATCACCGCCATCATTACCGAAAAAGGCGTCATTCGGCCGCCCTACGGCGAAAACCTCAAGAAGCTGTTCGAGGAGCTCCGCCAGGGATAG
- a CDS encoding DUF1802 family protein yields MNVPDGAGAGAAALKEWAVAVRALEQGRQIVVLRKGGIAEETRRFRLERPDFYLLPAYEHQRPELLKEEARPLLDEVLGEWAGPGAGTVSISSCAHAVEDIPVADPEVLERIRERHIWTDSFAEERLRWKKRDPLHVLLLRVYKLRQPLRLPMEPAFTGCKSWISLPEGLDGQQSEPVLGDEQFGRMRMEIRSLLGAAAID; encoded by the coding sequence GTGAACGTACCTGACGGAGCCGGCGCAGGAGCCGCCGCGCTGAAGGAATGGGCCGTCGCGGTCCGGGCGCTCGAGCAAGGGCGCCAGATCGTCGTCCTGCGCAAGGGCGGCATAGCCGAGGAGACCCGGCGCTTCCGGCTGGAGCGGCCGGATTTCTATCTGCTTCCGGCCTATGAGCATCAGCGGCCGGAGCTTCTCAAGGAGGAGGCGCGCCCGCTACTGGACGAGGTGCTCGGAGAATGGGCCGGCCCGGGTGCCGGCACGGTGTCGATATCGAGCTGTGCGCATGCGGTCGAGGACATTCCCGTTGCGGACCCGGAAGTTCTGGAGCGGATCAGGGAGCGGCATATCTGGACGGATTCCTTCGCCGAGGAACGCCTGAGATGGAAGAAGCGGGATCCGCTGCATGTGCTGCTGCTTCGGGTGTACAAGCTGAGGCAGCCGCTGCGGCTGCCGATGGAGCCGGCCTTCACCGGCTGCAAGTCGTGGATTTCCTTGCCCGAGGGGCTGGACGGCCAACAATCGGAGCCTGTGCTTGGAGACGAGCAGTTCGGCCGGATGAGAATGGAAATCCGAAGCTTGCTCGGCGCAGCCGCGATTGATTGA
- a CDS encoding ATP-binding protein: MRPFANEEWFSAILPNSNVPLSGMMSISGHGHILYIYENVDRYIQNAVAFVRMGIQQGHQTAIIESAALYETIRRLLSRQMDESQLALVHHIDREELYRMDGGFRSGVFMERFSRAVEAYQSQGLFLRTWGNIPLKDVQEISLELDAMEHLADECVGGNGLISVCAYDGRQISAAFQLALLRSHEYHMTDEEFVGSSLYLRRSDIYPSLAVQNEQQIDMDRSKQEASLMRSQLLATKHQLESFITRNLDPVLILDDHDLTVSVNQAFETTFGWTMDELVGMPGHSLPLLPDERAFEVGRNKTIITAGGSIEGYESERVTKSGVRLHVMVSSFPLHDAEDVIRGRAVIIRDITERMQAQELLIRSEKLSIAGELAAGIAHEIRNPVTALKGFLQLLQSGSTEKRDYFYEIMASEIRRIEQILSELLMLAKPQAVHFEAKDIRLLLEDVVTLLNAQAILNDVQIVTSFSDEEMRIMCEENQLKQVCINMIKNAIEAMPRGGSLIIDARMMKPYGRGVMVSFIDEGCGIPAHLLERLGQPFYTTKEKGTGLGFMVSKKIVENHGGTVAVHSEENKGTTIVIRLPLDGDRTGDGG, translated from the coding sequence ATGCGTCCATTTGCCAATGAAGAGTGGTTTTCTGCGATCCTTCCGAATTCCAACGTGCCGTTGAGCGGAATGATGAGCATTTCGGGTCACGGCCATATCCTATACATTTACGAAAATGTGGACCGCTACATCCAGAATGCGGTTGCGTTTGTCCGCATGGGAATCCAGCAGGGGCATCAGACCGCGATCATCGAATCCGCGGCGCTCTATGAAACCATCCGCAGGCTGCTCTCCCGGCAGATGGATGAGAGCCAGCTTGCCCTTGTCCATCATATCGATCGGGAAGAGCTGTACCGGATGGACGGAGGGTTCCGGAGCGGCGTCTTCATGGAGAGATTCTCCCGCGCGGTGGAAGCCTATCAGAGCCAAGGCCTGTTCCTGCGCACATGGGGCAATATTCCGCTCAAGGATGTGCAAGAGATCAGCCTCGAGCTCGATGCCATGGAGCATCTGGCGGATGAATGCGTAGGCGGAAACGGGCTGATCTCCGTATGCGCCTATGACGGCAGGCAAATATCGGCCGCCTTCCAGCTTGCGCTGCTGAGGAGCCACGAATATCACATGACCGACGAGGAATTCGTCGGGTCCAGCCTGTACCTGCGGCGCTCCGACATTTACCCGTCCCTGGCCGTGCAGAACGAGCAGCAGATCGACATGGACCGCAGCAAGCAGGAAGCGAGCCTGATGCGGAGCCAGCTGCTGGCGACGAAGCATCAGCTGGAGTCCTTCATCACCCGGAACCTGGATCCGGTGCTCATTCTGGACGACCATGACCTGACCGTCAGCGTCAACCAGGCATTCGAGACGACATTCGGCTGGACGATGGATGAGCTGGTCGGCATGCCGGGCCATTCGCTGCCTCTGCTCCCGGACGAGAGAGCCTTCGAGGTGGGACGCAACAAAACCATCATCACGGCCGGGGGAAGCATCGAGGGCTATGAGTCGGAGCGGGTGACGAAAAGCGGCGTCCGCCTCCATGTCATGGTGTCGAGCTTTCCGCTTCACGACGCCGAGGATGTGATTCGGGGCAGAGCGGTCATCATCCGGGACATTACGGAGAGAATGCAGGCCCAGGAGCTGCTGATCCGCTCGGAGAAGCTGTCGATCGCGGGAGAGCTGGCGGCCGGCATCGCCCATGAAATCCGCAATCCGGTCACGGCGCTCAAGGGCTTCCTGCAGCTCCTTCAGTCCGGGAGCACGGAGAAGCGGGATTATTTCTATGAGATCATGGCTTCGGAAATCCGCCGGATCGAGCAGATTCTCAGCGAGCTGCTCATGCTGGCGAAGCCTCAGGCTGTCCACTTTGAAGCCAAGGATATCCGGCTTCTGCTGGAGGATGTCGTCACGCTGCTGAACGCGCAGGCGATTCTCAACGACGTGCAGATCGTCACTTCCTTCAGCGACGAGGAGATGAGGATCATGTGCGAGGAAAACCAGCTGAAGCAGGTGTGCATCAACATGATCAAAAATGCGATCGAGGCGATGCCGAGAGGCGGCAGCCTGATTATCGACGCCCGGATGATGAAGCCGTACGGACGAGGCGTGATGGTCAGCTTCATCGATGAGGGCTGCGGCATTCCGGCCCATTTGCTGGAGAGGCTCGGCCAGCCGTTCTATACGACCAAGGAAAAAGGAACCGGTCTCGGCTTCATGGTCAGCAAAAAGATCGTCGAAAACCATGGCGGCACGGTCGCCGTGCACAGCGAGGAGAACAAAGGAACGACGATCGTGATCCGGCTGCCGCTGGACGGCGACCGGACAGGCGATGGAGGCTGA
- the sufD gene encoding Fe-S cluster assembly protein SufD, whose product MSTEVSNPVERAYAEEVSRGKGEPAWLTALRGEAAELSASLEWPKPEKTRIDRWNLGALGRHGQNTPLASENELPEQAASLVAGAQALLVQRGSGNVLRRLPEELAAKGVIFTDLETAASEHSELLQKYLFKAIAKDENKLTALHAALWNGGVFLYVPKNVEVEVPLQALFYNEDASVSFAPHIVIVAERHSRVTYVDNALTVGGGADAVHHSMVEIFVEAGAHVDFASIHQLGSNVIDMSVRRAVLENDARIQWVIGDLNDGNVMSDTLSVLKGNGSSSDAAVVSIGAGKQRMSLTTQAKHFGLNSDSNMVTRAVMRDEATAIINGITKIEKGATKANGVQTEKVLMLNPKARGDANPILLIDEDDVTAGHAASVGQVNPEQVYYLMSRGISKQDAERLIIYGFLAPVVTEIPIDAVREQLQQLLERKLNA is encoded by the coding sequence ATGAGCACAGAAGTATCGAACCCCGTTGAACGGGCATATGCGGAAGAAGTATCCCGCGGCAAGGGCGAGCCGGCATGGCTGACCGCCCTGCGCGGCGAAGCGGCCGAGCTGTCGGCGAGCCTGGAATGGCCGAAGCCGGAGAAGACCCGCATCGACCGCTGGAATCTTGGCGCTCTTGGCCGGCATGGCCAGAACACGCCTCTTGCCTCCGAGAACGAGCTGCCTGAGCAGGCGGCATCGCTCGTAGCCGGCGCGCAAGCGCTGCTGGTGCAGCGCGGATCGGGCAATGTCCTGCGCCGCCTGCCGGAGGAGCTGGCTGCCAAAGGCGTCATCTTCACGGATCTCGAGACGGCTGCCTCGGAGCATTCCGAGCTGCTGCAAAAATACCTGTTCAAGGCGATCGCCAAGGACGAGAACAAGCTGACGGCGCTGCACGCGGCGCTGTGGAACGGCGGCGTATTCCTGTACGTGCCCAAAAATGTCGAGGTCGAAGTTCCGCTGCAAGCCCTCTTCTACAACGAGGACGCATCGGTATCGTTCGCTCCGCATATCGTCATCGTGGCCGAACGCCACAGCCGCGTGACTTACGTCGACAACGCCCTTACCGTAGGCGGCGGAGCCGACGCGGTCCACCATTCCATGGTGGAGATCTTCGTTGAAGCCGGCGCCCACGTCGACTTCGCCTCGATCCACCAGCTGGGCTCCAACGTGATCGACATGTCCGTGCGCCGTGCCGTGCTTGAGAACGACGCGCGCATCCAATGGGTGATCGGCGATCTCAACGACGGCAACGTCATGTCCGACACGCTGTCCGTCCTCAAGGGCAACGGATCCTCCTCGGATGCGGCCGTCGTCAGCATCGGCGCGGGCAAGCAGCGCATGAGCCTGACGACTCAGGCGAAGCACTTCGGCCTGAACTCCGACAGCAACATGGTCACCCGCGCCGTCATGAGAGACGAGGCGACGGCGATTATCAACGGCATCACCAAGATCGAGAAGGGCGCGACCAAGGCCAACGGCGTTCAGACGGAGAAAGTTCTCATGCTGAATCCGAAAGCCCGCGGAGACGCGAACCCGATCCTGCTCATCGACGAGGATGACGTAACGGCAGGCCATGCTGCGAGCGTAGGGCAAGTCAACCCCGAGCAAGTCTACTACTTGATGAGCCGGGGCATTTCCAAGCAGGATGCGGAGCGGCTCATCATCTACGGATTCCTGGCGCCGGTTGTAACCGAAATTCCGATCGACGCGGTCCGCGAGCAGCTGCAGCAACTGCTCGAAAGGAAGCTGAACGCCTAA
- the sufC gene encoding Fe-S cluster assembly ATPase SufC: MATQFVIDGLKATIEGKEILKGINLSMKGGEIHAIMGPNGTGKSTLASALMGHPKYEVTEGTATLNDEDLMEMAVDERARAGLFLAMQYPSEISGVTNSDFLRSAINARREEGSEISLIKFIRQMDGKMKELDMNPEFAHRYLNEGFSGGEKKRNEILQMMLLDPKIVILDEIDSGLDIDALKIVAQGVNAMRSEDRAFLVITHYQRLLNYVKPDFVHVMMQGRIVKSGGPELAERLEAEGYDWVKAELGIEDETVGQA; encoded by the coding sequence ATGGCAACGCAATTCGTCATTGACGGACTCAAGGCAACGATCGAAGGCAAGGAAATTCTCAAAGGCATCAACCTCAGCATGAAGGGTGGAGAAATCCACGCGATCATGGGACCGAACGGAACGGGCAAAAGCACGCTGGCTTCCGCTCTCATGGGGCATCCGAAGTATGAAGTGACCGAAGGCACCGCGACGCTGAACGACGAGGACCTCATGGAAATGGCCGTGGACGAGCGCGCCCGCGCCGGCCTGTTCCTGGCGATGCAGTACCCGAGCGAGATTTCCGGCGTGACGAACTCCGACTTCCTGCGCAGCGCGATCAACGCCCGCCGCGAGGAAGGCAGCGAGATTTCCCTCATCAAGTTCATCCGCCAGATGGACGGCAAGATGAAAGAGCTGGACATGAACCCCGAGTTCGCGCACCGCTACCTCAACGAAGGCTTCTCCGGCGGCGAGAAGAAGCGCAACGAGATTCTGCAGATGATGCTGCTGGATCCGAAGATCGTCATCCTGGACGAAATCGACTCCGGCCTCGACATCGATGCCCTGAAGATCGTCGCTCAAGGCGTCAACGCGATGCGTTCCGAAGACCGCGCCTTCCTGGTCATCACTCACTACCAGCGCCTGCTGAACTATGTCAAGCCTGACTTCGTGCATGTCATGATGCAAGGCCGCATCGTCAAATCCGGCGGTCCTGAGCTGGCTGAGCGTCTCGAAGCGGAAGGTTATGACTGGGTTAAGGCTGAGCTTGGCATCGAAGACGAAACAGTCGGCCAAGCCTAA